Genomic DNA from Theobroma cacao cultivar B97-61/B2 chromosome 3, Criollo_cocoa_genome_V2, whole genome shotgun sequence:
aattttttatgccCATCGATTTAGAGGACTACGAGGATAACCGTTCTCTATCATTAGTCACCTTAACTAATTGCTCAGCATCAATAAAAGCTATGTTCTGATAACATagtctttttaatattttgatgagTTTTCTGATGGCTATTTACATATTTATCCTCTCTGAGTTAGTCTAACTAAAATAATATGGTTATATAGTTACATATTTACCCATCAGCTTTAGGTATACTAAACCCTCCAAAATTAAGAATGCATAAACCTGCCCAACCTGAACAACACCGCTTTTcacttttaataaatttaaggtCATTGTTCTTTACCTCCACTCTTCATAACTTATTTTGACATTGACATTTTACATTCATCCTCTTTTCAAAGTATGGAAAAATTCTTATTCCAAATAATTTAGTGATGTGCTTCCTTTTAGAAGATGCCCGGGGTTCAACTCTGCATGCATTTAACCCACATCGTCTTGTCCGCTATCACTGTTTGACTAGAAGAGGAAAATTTGAAGGTCCATTTACAGTCTCCTATGTGATATGCCCATAGCCAGGGAATACTGGATCGTAGAGAGATAGAAAAAGTTTGTCAATGCAGCATTTATCCAAGTTATGGAAAAAGTTGCTTGCTAATTTTAGTTGATAATTACTATAAATAAGGCTGCTGCTATGGTTTAAGGAGTTCTAAACATGTATTGCAAGCTAGTGGATGCTCTATCTAGTGTCTATGTTCTGCTTGTGATTATAGGCTGTCAAGAAGTCTTCATGAGAAGCTATTGCTCACCAGAAGAAAGCTTAAAGATCTTGGCACTGATCAAAGATATAAGATGATGCAAGTACTATCTGAGGCTGCTGCAGTAGCTCGATCTACCCTTCACAAAAGGGTACAGCAGCTTCGTACATCCACAATGAAACAATCTCAACTCAGTAAAGCAAGCAAGCATACACTACCAAGTAATTACAAGCATGCTACATCAGTTGAAACCAAGCAGCGGAGTACCAATGTGGGTTCATCCTCTATTCAAGTTATTAAACAACCACAATCAGGTATCATTTATAAAGCAGACAAAACTTTCTTCTGCCGATTTGAAATAGTTagctttttatcttttaaactCTTTGTGCCAGAATATTGCTCCATTAAGCTAAGACCAGTGAAACAGTCATTGAGTTTTTATTAGTAAATCTTTCCTTTGGTGTTCATGATGCAGAAAAAATTACTGGGCTTCCGAAGGTTGGTGATATGGTGCATGTTTCATCCCTCGGCAAGAGAGCAATGGTTTTAAGAGTAGACACATATAAGGAAGAAATAGTAGTTCAAGCCGGAAACATGAAGCTTAAGTTAAAACTAATTGATGTTCAGACATGAATGGTGAGGGTAGTATGATTATGGGCACTTTTTTGCTTGATGCTGTTTCGTTGATTTCAGAATAGCATACTCACTTGTcgataaatttttctttcataattcTTTATACAATGGCATATATGTGCatagagaaatcaagaaaccTGAATCTAACAATATATCCTTCTCAAGTGTGGTTTCGTTTGAGGGTAAACTATCAGACCTTCTTAAGTTTTGATCGAAATTATATAAAGGTTcattagttttgaaaatagacaTTCcgtcttaaaaaaatatttttcgcTAGACACCTAAGTCCAACCGCTAGTCAATCGTTAATAGAGATGTGCAAACGGTTATTTCGGTTAATTCGATTTTTTATATCTAATAACCGAAGTAACCGaattcatatttaaaaataatcaaaaccAAATTGAGCTATACAAATAACCAAGCTAATCAAAAATcgaatttgataaatttttttattttttttatatatttatttatgttgtattttttaaataaatcaatattacaaaaaatattaaaaaattataataaaaaattataataaataagatGAAAACTcatacaattaaaaagaaactaaAGAGGAGGAGATTaagtttatgatttatttttcatacaAAATCCCTATAATACATTTACTTAAGTTCGGTTAGTTCGGTTAGAAATTTTTCTAactgaattaattttaataaccAAACTATTCTAAttgaactatttaaaaaactGAACTAATTGAACCGAAAAAATCGAACTCATTTCAACTCGATTTGGTTGTTCGATTCGTCTTACATTTGCTCACCTCTAATCGTTAGTATTTTTGTCAACTTGTTGACTTggcaagaataaaaaaataattttacatttgattaattttaataattataattatataaattttttattaattaaaaataataaaagctcTCCATTTGGGAGCACTGAGGGAGCCCCAAATCGTGCTCCCCTCTTCCCTTGCCGGTGCTCCCTTTTCTTGGGGGTCTAGGGAGCACCGATCGgcgcttctttttttttttattttcttaaaatataataataattttttaaagtaataaaaaaaaagtgtattttagtcttttcattatttctattaaCGATATTTTTAATCTTGGGTCAAAAtgtctattttaaaaattaataagcGTATATgtattttcaatcaaaacttaaaaagatccggatattttatcttttctttttattaggCAGCATTCCTAAGACAAATGTGTATCCTCCAACTATTTGACTGTCCACCAGGTTTGGTCTGTAGTCTATACCAGGTCTTGCTTGTAAGCTTACTTTAAAATGCACAAAATCTTATAGTAGTTGCTGAATCTAGTGGTTGTACGAGTTGCAAAATTTCTCTTGCCTGCAATCTTTGCATGAGGATGTGTGCATTATGTAGGAAAGTGTTATTCACTCATTGCAACCATTTAGAAAGTGGAATGACATTGATGATCATCACTGTCCAGCTtcatgaaaagaaagaaccaTTTGTAAATGTTAGGCTGTAAATATCTAGAAGCTGAATCACAAGCTTTGTCAGCAACAGCTAAGCATGTCAAGGTGGAGATTCTTTAGATCATTTTTAGCGGCTCAGATCAGCATACCAAGAGACTCGACGTATTTGTGTACAATTATTATCTTGATGAAGCGAAGGTTAGCTCTTTGTTACAATTTATTCTTTGGTCTCAGCTTGCTTTTAGCTTGGTTGATTAAAAGCGTAAAACATAAATACCTTAGAAATGCAAGACTGGAATTACTTGTGTATATTTTCTGTTGTGCTGAAGAGGTTCTTATGGATTTGTTGACGTTTTTGTCAGTAGAAATAAGTCAGCTTCTATTGGCAGTACATTTCTTCTCATCGAGCAACTATGACTTTCACAGCGGAATAGATTGAAAAGATTTTTACTTGGTAAGCATCTCGATTCCAGCATGATCAATCCTAGAAATTGTGCAGGGAAAACACCACTATGTATATGTGGCAAAAGTCTTTgttcttattttaatttgagaaactAAAGATAGACGCACGAGGGCATATTGGTATTTAGTCATGTAAGTTTTTGAGGCATCAATATCGTTCAATCTACGCGGAATGCAAATTCGGGCTCATGATGATCTTGTGGCCAAGTGAAAAAGAATAGTTTTGGAACAATTTGTTTGATAAGCAACTAggtaaaattctttaaaaggACGGCATAACTGCCTTAGGACACAAAAAAGGACAGCAAGTTGGAACCATAGTGTCGGGTAGCTCGTGACTGCTTCATGCGTAACACGGCATATCATTTTGGTTTAGTTGTGTGTAATTAGCAAATTTTTTGCATGAAAAAAGGATTGCTCCCAAAGGAAGTGATATCCATAACGATAGAAGAAAGCAACCTGCCAATTTTCATTCCTCTTATGGAACAATTCTCCTTGGACACATTTTTGTATGGGAAAAGGCTGAAAACCCAATTCTGATTTAACAAACCGTGTTCGTTACTGATGATTAGGATAGAAAACTAAAATGCGTATGCGACGGTATTTGTTAACAACTTTATTTCCCATAATGATGAaaagccattcgattcaacTTGGATTGAACGAATTGGCAGACGCAACCATTTCCTGTATTCCTAGCTGTACGAAGTTACAGGGATTACGATCGACCCGAACCCCCTAATTCCTCATCCTTGTGGCTATTGTCATCAACAACCCCAGCGGCCCCCCCATATTGGAAGGTAACATCGAGGAAATACAGCATGAAAATGAGGGCAATGCAACAGAAAACCATAGGAAGAGGCCCAAAGATCCACAAGAAAAGAGGGAACGAGAAGTAAAACGCACGTAGTCCTAAAGACCAAAAATAGCTGCCCCTGTTCACAGTGGTGGCAACGTATTCAACGGTAAGATGGTGATGGCGCTGATGCTGGGACATCTTCTTCACAGGCACATTGATGAGAATGCTAGCATGGCTGTAATACCTGATGGACTGCACGTTGAGCAAGAAGGCCACCAGGAAGCAAACCAATATTGAGAAAAACTTGATGGAAAATGCGAGGTTGCTTCGGTCTCCAAACACGAACCAAGACGATCTATTACCGCTACTGCTTGTCATCAAGACGGCGATGAGCGAACTCAGCATGATCGCCGTCGATGCCAAAAGGGTCGATGCCATTATGTTGTTTCTCAGCGTTTGCACAGCCAAAACCCCATTTTTTGCCACGTCCTGCACCATAAAAATTACTACTTCATTAATTTTTCCATCCATTTTCCCATGCATGCAAGGGTTTAATTAGATACTATATCTAAAGATGCCAGAATTGAGAAATCAGATTcaagaaagaggaaaagaaatggtCAAGAAtattggaaaattaagaaataccAATTACCTCCATCATAGCGCGAACCCAGAAGCGGCGGTTGATGGCGTTGACGCCGATTACAGTCTTGGTGGGATGTTTGACGATTCGATAGAGAAGCCAAAGATGGTATGCCAACATTAAAAGAATCCCGATTGGGACTAGCGCCCAATCCAGATATTTTATCTCGATAGTCATATTGGTTTAGAGCAGTTTCACAAGACTAAATCAGCAAATTGGTAGAGAACTTGAACAACGTGCAAGGCCTTCGGCTTGGCTGTCCGTAATTTCTAGAGTGTTTTGGTGTGAAGTGGGAACAGAGAGGGGAAAACAAAGAGAGACAGCTGGGATTGCGGGTGCGGGCTGTCCTCGCTCTTACGTTTATGGAATTGGAAGGAAACCAAGAAAGaggaaagataaaagaaagcaGGTTTAATGAAAACTAAGAGTAGCATTAAAGTGGGACTCTTACGTGGAGTGCAGAGCCAAACCGCACTTGGCCCACCAAAACCCCGTGACTTCTTTTTCCAATTCACTTCAAAGTTAAAATGCTGAACCCAAAGAAAAACATCAGCCGTCTTGGTTGGACTCCGGTGAAAGAGGAAGCTGCTTTTTCGTCCTAATGATAATCTTTTCTACTTGGAAAAACCATTTTAATCTTCTGTTTCCCTTCTCAGTAGTAAGTAGTATATATATTCTCTTCCTTGTACATCACATCATTAAATAGATTTGTAGCCTTCAGTACAAACCATGAAGCCATCTTAACCAGAGATGAAAGGTCATTCATTTTAACATTTAAAGTTCAACAATCCAAGCTTTAGCCTCACATGCATTGGCAAACCATAACtgacattttttgtttttgctgcTTAATTAGCACGAGGGGTGGCTGGCTGCTGCCATATAATATATGCGCACTGAGAACACCcttctcttaattttccaGCATAATTTAACTCACCCATGCCCAACACTCTTGTCCCTAGTGTGCTCACTTTGCGTTCATTCGTGGATCAATTTATACTTTATCATATCATTCTTGCTACTGCCCAACTTCTTCTACCTTTTGAGctccttttccatttttaacAATTACTCATATGCtctttttgttaatatttatCATATACCGCAGCccaggatttttttttttgttttctttattaatgGTTTTTTAATTCCGGCTCCCCACCCTCTGTTGTACTTTCCTTGGAAGTACTCCACCTGATAAGTGTCTACCCTACGTACCAAGTGAGAGGGAAGGTAATAACTAGACTTTGTAGTAACCATATAGCTACCCGTAGAAgtggatttaaaattttttttaagtaatgtcataattaaaataataataattaaaaattataaatatgttaaataaataaattaaaatttataacattaaattatagaaaatataaattcaatacatttatttaatacttcaaagtaaaaatattttagataaCTATAATTGCTCACTCATTATTCATTTGATTGCATAGTTCGtgttttataaatttcattacTAAAAAAGCTCTTTCAACTTATATTATTGTAACTGGTAAGATCAATACAAGTTTTATGAACAAATAAACTAAAAGATACACAGTATTTCCATTTGTCTACAAAATAATCAAACAATATATcgaaataaagattttatgtcGGTGGAAGCTAAACCATATGGCTCATGTGTGGAAGAGTATTCTGAAAAGTAGAATAGTCCTTACAAAGGGGCTAGGAAGTAATATTGCAAATGGACACCTAACTTAGTTTTGGACAGATTCTTAGCTCAGCTAAGGACCATTTATCAATTATGCAACCATATATCTATTAGAGGTTGAAATGGATTTACCTGTAGCCAATTATTGTGATGAATTTG
This window encodes:
- the LOC18605890 gene encoding uncharacterized protein LOC18605890, whose amino-acid sequence is MTIEIKYLDWALVPIGILLMLAYHLWLLYRIVKHPTKTVIGVNAINRRFWVRAMMEDVAKNGVLAVQTLRNNIMASTLLASTAIMLSSLIAVLMTSSSGNRSSWFVFGDRSNLAFSIKFFSILVCFLVAFLLNVQSIRYYSHASILINVPVKKMSQHQRHHHLTVEYVATTVNRGSYFWSLGLRAFYFSFPLFLWIFGPLPMVFCCIALIFMLYFLDVTFQYGGAAGVVDDNSHKDEELGGSGRS